A genomic region of Gemmatimonadaceae bacterium contains the following coding sequences:
- a CDS encoding glucose-6-phosphate isomerase, translating to MTIRIDYSNMIGDSVGGITESEWSSAAEQFKAAHAGFTGLRKGGTVGFADIVRDDSLRDQATGFAARAKGRYDDVVVLGIGGSALGPIALRTALRPSGWNMLSDEARGGCPRLHVLDNVDPETIAALLTRVKLPRTLFIVTSKSGGTAETMSQFLIVHEALTRMGQAPKSHIVFVTDPAQGALRPLAQSSGIPALDIPPSVGGRFSLLTPVGTLPAALIGIDVARMLEGAAEMAERCDTDRLPDNPAGAYGTLQWLADTRHGRTINVFMPYSDPMRDFAAWFVQLWAESLGKHKPDGSSVGQTPLAALGATDQHSQVQLFMEGPTNKVVTFVAVDERGTDLTIPHAFAEVKELGYLGGHTLAELIGIEQRATAGALAKRGRPNLTIHLERVDEWHVGGLVMLLELATAYAGQLYGVDAFNQPGVELGKQFAYALLGSPGMDAAKKEWDTLPSPDPRWSV from the coding sequence ATGACGATCCGCATTGATTACTCGAACATGATCGGTGATTCCGTCGGAGGGATCACCGAGTCCGAATGGAGCTCGGCCGCGGAGCAGTTCAAGGCAGCGCACGCCGGGTTTACCGGACTGCGCAAAGGGGGCACGGTCGGATTCGCCGACATCGTGCGCGACGATTCGCTGCGAGACCAGGCCACCGGATTCGCGGCCCGTGCGAAGGGGCGCTACGACGATGTCGTCGTACTCGGTATCGGCGGATCCGCGCTCGGTCCGATCGCGCTGCGTACGGCCCTTCGACCGAGCGGGTGGAACATGCTGTCGGATGAAGCCCGCGGCGGCTGCCCCCGGCTCCACGTGCTCGACAACGTGGACCCCGAGACCATCGCCGCGCTGCTCACGCGAGTGAAGCTTCCGCGCACTCTGTTCATAGTCACATCCAAGTCCGGCGGAACGGCCGAGACGATGTCGCAGTTTCTGATCGTGCACGAAGCGCTGACGCGGATGGGTCAGGCGCCGAAGAGCCACATCGTGTTCGTGACCGACCCGGCGCAGGGAGCGCTTCGACCGCTGGCCCAGAGCTCCGGCATTCCGGCGCTCGACATTCCGCCGAGCGTTGGCGGAAGATTCAGCCTGCTCACTCCGGTCGGCACGCTGCCCGCGGCGTTGATCGGGATAGATGTTGCACGAATGCTGGAAGGGGCCGCGGAGATGGCGGAGCGGTGCGACACCGACCGGCTGCCGGACAATCCCGCCGGAGCGTACGGGACGCTGCAGTGGCTCGCTGACACGCGCCACGGCCGGACGATCAACGTCTTCATGCCATACTCCGACCCCATGCGCGATTTCGCCGCGTGGTTCGTGCAGCTCTGGGCGGAAAGTCTGGGAAAGCACAAGCCGGATGGGTCGTCCGTTGGCCAGACGCCGCTCGCCGCCCTCGGCGCTACCGATCAGCACAGCCAGGTCCAGCTGTTCATGGAGGGTCCGACGAACAAGGTCGTGACCTTCGTCGCCGTTGATGAGCGGGGGACCGATCTCACGATTCCGCACGCATTCGCAGAGGTGAAGGAGCTGGGATATCTGGGCGGACATACGCTGGCCGAGCTGATCGGCATCGAACAGCGCGCGACGGCTGGGGCATTGGCGAAGCGCGGACGGCCAAATCTCACCATCCATCTCGAGCGCGTGGACGAGTGGCATGTGGGTGGCCTGGTGATGCTGCTCGAGCTGGCAACGGCGTATGCGGGGCAGCTTTACGGCGTTGATGCGTTCAATCAGCCTGGCGTCGAGCTGGGCAAGCAGTTCGCCTATGCGCTGCTCGGAAGCCCGGGAATGGACGCGGCGAAAAAGGAGTGGGATACGCTGCCTTCGCCCGATCCGCGCTGGAGCGTCTGA
- a CDS encoding IS630 family transposase, whose amino-acid sequence MGATAIELTDDERRTLEGWTRSGSTEQRYAQRAQFVLAAARGEGTTQIARAFGVRPATVSKWRTRFAAHRVSGLEDEARPGAPVRYGPVTEDRILALLDEAPPRGYARWNGRLVAEKLGDVSPSQVWRVLRQQQIQLERRRSWCVSTDPEFVPKAANIIGLYLHPPANAIVLSVDEKPHIQALERAQGYLRLPNGRAISGYAHDYTRHGTTTLFAALNVATGQVKAGHYWRRRRREFLQFMNEVAADYPPDTELHIVLDNLNTHKPKHDRWLARRPNIHFHYTPTHASWLNQVEVWFSLLYRAALRDASFTSPWNVRDAIDAYIKVYNPKAAPFEWRKEVVHAVSLQKRYSHLRK is encoded by the coding sequence ATGGGAGCCACTGCAATCGAGTTGACGGACGATGAGCGCCGGACGCTGGAGGGTTGGACACGGTCGGGGTCGACGGAGCAGCGGTACGCGCAACGTGCCCAGTTCGTCCTGGCTGCCGCGCGCGGCGAGGGGACGACGCAGATCGCGCGAGCGTTTGGAGTGCGCCCGGCGACGGTAAGTAAGTGGCGGACGCGCTTCGCGGCGCACCGCGTGAGCGGACTGGAGGATGAGGCGCGCCCAGGCGCGCCGGTGCGCTACGGGCCGGTGACCGAGGATCGTATTCTGGCGCTGCTCGACGAGGCGCCGCCCCGTGGGTACGCGCGATGGAATGGCCGCCTCGTGGCGGAGAAGCTGGGCGACGTGTCGCCCTCGCAAGTCTGGCGTGTGCTGCGGCAGCAGCAGATCCAGTTGGAACGCCGGCGCAGCTGGTGCGTGAGTACGGACCCGGAGTTCGTGCCGAAGGCCGCGAACATCATCGGGCTCTATCTCCATCCGCCGGCGAACGCCATCGTGTTGTCGGTCGATGAGAAGCCGCACATCCAGGCGCTGGAACGTGCGCAAGGCTATCTGCGACTGCCCAACGGGCGCGCCATCTCGGGATATGCCCACGATTACACGCGCCACGGGACGACCACGCTCTTCGCCGCCCTCAACGTCGCCACCGGCCAGGTGAAAGCCGGACACTACTGGCGCCGCCGCCGCCGCGAATTTCTGCAGTTCATGAACGAGGTCGCTGCGGACTACCCGCCCGACACCGAGCTCCATATTGTCCTCGACAACCTGAACACGCATAAACCGAAACACGACCGGTGGCTGGCCCGCCGGCCGAACATTCACTTCCACTACACGCCGACCCACGCCAGCTGGCTCAACCAGGTCGAAGTCTGGTTCAGCCTGCTCTACCGCGCGGCGCTGCGTGATGCCAGCTTCACCAGCCCCTGGAACGTGCGCGACGCCATCGACGCGTACATTAAGGTCTACAATCCCAAGGCCGCGCCCTTCGAGTGGCGCAAGGAGGTCGTGCATGCAGTCAGCCTGCAAAAACGTTACTCTCATTTGCGGAAGTAA